The Conexivisphaera calida genome includes a region encoding these proteins:
- a CDS encoding pyridoxal phosphate-dependent aminotransferase, producing the protein MARISGRLSSIKPSGVRELFDLAGRYPDVVNLTLGEPDVATPANVRDAARRALEEGFTHYTPNAGLPELRRAISERYARDYGAHVDQEEVLVTQGGSQAILEAMAAVMDEGDSVLVPTPAFVGYAGAASLLGIRTIEVETSADEGFTPTVESLRAAADGRTRAIIVNSPGNPTGAVYSRRAIEEIISFAEERDLWIISDEVYEKFIYGAEFVSLSSFDQDVRGRTIIVNSFSKTYAMTGWRLGYMIAPRNVVEAAVKFQMYDAVCPSSIAQRAALEALRGPQDFTSSYVAEVGRRLDYAYSRLSSMRGVRVVRPRGAFYIFPGIDLNMSSAELARALIQEERVAVVPGSAFGRGGEGHIRISLAASMDAIGKGLDGLERFLNKHG; encoded by the coding sequence ATGGCACGGATCTCCGGGCGGCTCTCGTCGATAAAACCATCCGGCGTGAGGGAGCTCTTCGACCTGGCTGGCAGATATCCGGACGTGGTCAACCTGACGCTGGGCGAGCCCGATGTCGCGACGCCCGCGAACGTGCGCGATGCCGCGCGCAGGGCGCTGGAGGAGGGGTTCACGCACTACACGCCCAACGCGGGGCTCCCGGAGCTCCGGAGGGCTATCTCCGAGAGATACGCGAGGGACTATGGCGCGCACGTCGATCAGGAGGAGGTCCTGGTCACGCAGGGCGGCAGTCAGGCCATACTGGAGGCCATGGCCGCCGTGATGGACGAGGGTGACTCAGTGTTAGTGCCCACCCCCGCCTTCGTGGGGTACGCGGGCGCCGCGTCCCTCCTCGGGATAAGGACGATCGAGGTCGAGACCAGTGCGGACGAGGGATTCACGCCGACGGTCGAGTCCCTGAGGGCGGCGGCCGACGGGAGGACCCGTGCGATCATAGTGAACAGCCCGGGGAACCCGACTGGCGCGGTCTACAGCAGGCGTGCCATCGAGGAGATAATATCGTTCGCGGAGGAGCGCGACCTGTGGATAATCTCGGACGAGGTTTACGAGAAGTTCATCTACGGCGCCGAGTTCGTTAGCCTCTCCTCGTTCGACCAGGACGTCCGCGGGAGGACGATAATAGTCAACTCCTTCTCCAAGACGTACGCCATGACCGGGTGGAGGCTGGGCTACATGATAGCGCCCAGGAACGTCGTGGAGGCGGCGGTGAAGTTCCAGATGTACGATGCAGTCTGTCCGAGCTCCATAGCGCAGAGGGCGGCGCTGGAGGCGCTCAGGGGTCCGCAGGACTTCACCTCGAGCTACGTAGCCGAGGTCGGGAGGAGGCTCGACTACGCGTACTCAAGGCTGTCATCGATGAGGGGCGTCCGCGTGGTCCGCCCCAGGGGCGCCTTCTACATATTCCCGGGGATAGATCTCAACATGAGCTCCGCCGAGCTGGCGAGGGCGCTGATACAGGAGGAGAGGGTGGCGGTCGTCCCCGGCTCCGCGTTCGGGAGGGGAGGCGAGGGACACATCAGGATCTCGCTCGCCGCCAGCATGGACGCAATAGGGAAGGGGCTGGACGGGCTGGAGAGATTTCTGAATAAACATGGTTAG